The Osmerus eperlanus chromosome 7, fOsmEpe2.1, whole genome shotgun sequence genome includes a region encoding these proteins:
- the hamp gene encoding hepcidin-1 isoform X1, which translates to MKAFSVAVAMVLILACTCIFSSCAVPFSEQREQERSSLVLEHQQAADHSQNLFASTRVKRQSHLSLCYWCCNCCHNKGCGFCCRF; encoded by the exons ATGAAGGCCTTCAGTGTAGCTGTTGCCATGGTGTTGATCCTGGCTTGCACCTGCATCTTCAGCAGCTGTGCTGTGCCCTTCTCTGAG CagcgagagcaggagaggagcagcCTGGTTCTGGAACACCAGCAGGCAGCGGATCACTCACAGAACCTCTTT gcCTCCACCAGGGTGAAGCGTCAGAGCCACCTGTCTCTGTGTTACTGGTGCTGCAACTGTTGCCACAACAAGGGCTGCGGGTTCTGCTGCAGATTCTGA
- the hamp gene encoding hepcidin-1 isoform X2 — translation MKAFSVAVAMVLILACTCIFSSCAVPFSEREQERSSLVLEHQQAADHSQNLFASTRVKRQSHLSLCYWCCNCCHNKGCGFCCRF, via the exons ATGAAGGCCTTCAGTGTAGCTGTTGCCATGGTGTTGATCCTGGCTTGCACCTGCATCTTCAGCAGCTGTGCTGTGCCCTTCTCTGAG cgagagcaggagaggagcagcCTGGTTCTGGAACACCAGCAGGCAGCGGATCACTCACAGAACCTCTTT gcCTCCACCAGGGTGAAGCGTCAGAGCCACCTGTCTCTGTGTTACTGGTGCTGCAACTGTTGCCACAACAAGGGCTGCGGGTTCTGCTGCAGATTCTGA